A genomic region of Friedmanniella luteola contains the following coding sequences:
- a CDS encoding sigma-70 family RNA polymerase sigma factor, producing the protein MAATARSRVSEGIDGKDAVGLYLEGIAKTPLLTAEEEVELAKTIEVGLYAEHILNGDVTAAERGKGAKRPTRAELGFLAEEGQRAMQRFVTANLRLVVSVARKYGRSQMPLLDLVQEGNTGLIRAVEKFDYTKGFKFSTYGTWWVRQSISRGIAQQGRIVRLPVHVAEQVNQVGAVRRTLERRLGRDPEITEIATEMDLTPERVLDLIRYGRDHVSLDAPVEEGGDTALGDLIAREPMPGPDEVFLDAEEHARLEAMLSTLDDRSADVVRRRYGLVDGRQAKLADIGAVWGITAERVRQIERHAIAKLRGKSVLAA; encoded by the coding sequence GTGGCAGCAACTGCTCGTTCGCGAGTTTCCGAAGGCATCGATGGCAAGGATGCAGTCGGTCTATATCTGGAAGGCATCGCCAAGACGCCGCTGCTGACGGCCGAGGAAGAGGTCGAGCTCGCCAAGACCATCGAGGTCGGGCTCTACGCCGAGCACATCCTGAACGGCGACGTCACCGCCGCCGAGCGCGGCAAGGGGGCCAAGCGTCCCACCCGCGCCGAGCTGGGGTTCCTGGCCGAAGAGGGTCAGCGCGCCATGCAGCGTTTCGTCACCGCCAACCTCCGCCTGGTCGTCTCAGTCGCCCGCAAGTACGGCCGGTCGCAGATGCCGCTGCTCGACCTGGTGCAGGAGGGCAACACCGGACTCATCCGGGCGGTCGAGAAGTTCGACTACACCAAGGGTTTCAAGTTCTCCACGTACGGCACCTGGTGGGTGCGGCAGTCGATCAGCCGCGGTATCGCCCAGCAGGGTCGCATCGTCCGGCTCCCGGTTCACGTCGCCGAGCAGGTCAACCAGGTCGGCGCCGTCCGGCGCACCCTGGAGCGCCGTCTCGGACGGGACCCCGAGATCACCGAGATCGCCACCGAGATGGACCTCACGCCCGAGCGGGTGCTGGACCTGATCCGCTACGGCCGTGACCACGTCAGCCTCGACGCCCCGGTCGAGGAGGGTGGGGACACCGCTCTGGGCGACCTGATCGCCCGCGAGCCGATGCCCGGCCCGGACGAGGTCTTCCTCGACGCCGAGGAGCACGCCCGCCTCGAGGCGATGCTCTCCACCCTGGACGACCGCTCAGCCGACGTCGTACGACGCCGCTACGGTCTGGTCGACGGCCGTCAGGCCAAGCTCGCCGACATCGGTGCCGTGTGGGGCATCACCGCCGAGCGGGTGCGCCAGATCGAGCGTCACGCCATCGCCAAGCTGCGCGGCAAGTCCGTACTGGCTGCCTGA
- a CDS encoding S9 family peptidase: protein MPDPTATPLPPTADRRPHQRTHHGDTVTDHYEWLRDKEDPEVIAHLEAENRYTEARTAHLADLTDAVFGEIKARTQETDLSVPSYAAHRGGGAYWYYSRTVEGSEYAIFCRVEAADRGTPPDPGQQIVGEQVLLDGNAEAEGHDFFSVGAFSVSEDGRLLAYSVDTTGGERFTLRVRDLSTGSELPDQIDDTAYGVAWAGNSHLFYTRADEAWRPYVVLRHRLGSDPAGDAEVITEPDERFWVGVDTSRDERWIVIGMGSKLTSEYHLLPTDEPESTPRLVAPRREGVEYDVEPAGDRLLVVHNDGGAEDFTLAQAPLDATGPEQWETVLPHQPGVRLLGVSAYAGHAVVSLRRDGLTALHVLPRDAAGDFGPGADIAFDEILHVVDAPGESEYETPTIRLSYASMLTPDSVYDYTLATGELTLLKRTPVLDDPTFGPFDPARYVQERAWATAEDGTRVPLSIVRRADVALDGRAPAVLYGYGSYEISIDPTFSLARLSLLDRGVVFAIAHVRGGGELGRRWYEDGKTLTKRNTFTDFIAAAHHLLENGYTSSDRLAARGASAGGLLMGAVANLAPGTFRAIHAGVPFVDALTTILDPELPLTVIEWEEWGDPLHDPEVYAYMKSYSPYENVSAQDYPSILATTSLNDTRVYYVEPAKWVAALRHTATNPDDRPILLKTEMTAGHGGVSGRYKSWRETAFEYAWILDQITG, encoded by the coding sequence GTGCCCGACCCCACCGCCACGCCGCTGCCGCCGACCGCCGACCGGCGGCCGCACCAGCGGACCCACCACGGTGACACGGTCACCGACCACTACGAGTGGCTGCGGGACAAGGAGGACCCCGAGGTCATCGCCCACCTCGAGGCCGAGAACCGCTACACCGAGGCCCGCACCGCCCACCTGGCCGACCTGACCGACGCCGTGTTCGGGGAGATCAAGGCCCGCACGCAGGAGACCGACCTGTCGGTGCCCAGCTACGCCGCGCACCGCGGCGGCGGCGCGTACTGGTACTACAGCCGCACCGTCGAGGGCTCGGAGTACGCGATCTTCTGCCGGGTCGAGGCCGCGGACCGCGGTACGCCGCCCGACCCCGGGCAGCAGATCGTCGGGGAGCAGGTCCTGCTCGACGGCAACGCCGAGGCCGAGGGCCACGACTTCTTCTCCGTCGGTGCGTTCAGCGTCTCCGAGGACGGCCGGCTGCTGGCCTACTCGGTGGACACCACCGGCGGGGAGCGCTTCACGCTGCGGGTCCGCGACCTGAGCACCGGGTCCGAGCTGCCCGACCAGATCGACGACACCGCCTACGGCGTGGCCTGGGCCGGCAACAGCCACCTCTTCTACACCCGCGCCGACGAGGCCTGGCGGCCCTACGTCGTCCTCCGGCACCGGCTGGGCAGCGACCCCGCCGGGGACGCCGAGGTGATCACCGAGCCCGACGAGCGGTTCTGGGTCGGCGTCGACACCAGCCGGGACGAGCGCTGGATCGTGATCGGGATGGGCTCCAAGCTCACCTCGGAGTACCACCTGCTGCCGACCGACGAGCCGGAGAGCACGCCCCGGCTGGTGGCGCCCCGGCGTGAGGGCGTCGAGTACGACGTCGAGCCCGCCGGCGACCGGCTGCTCGTCGTGCACAACGACGGCGGCGCCGAGGACTTCACCCTGGCCCAGGCGCCGCTGGACGCCACGGGTCCCGAGCAGTGGGAGACCGTGCTCCCCCACCAGCCGGGGGTCCGGCTGCTGGGCGTCAGCGCCTACGCCGGCCACGCCGTCGTCTCGCTGCGGCGCGACGGCCTGACCGCGCTGCACGTCCTCCCCCGCGACGCGGCCGGTGACTTCGGCCCCGGCGCCGACATCGCCTTCGACGAGATCCTGCACGTCGTCGACGCCCCCGGGGAGTCCGAGTACGAGACGCCGACCATCCGGCTCAGCTACGCCTCGATGCTGACCCCGGACTCGGTCTACGACTACACCCTGGCCACCGGGGAGCTGACGCTGCTCAAGCGCACCCCGGTGCTGGACGACCCGACGTTCGGCCCCTTCGACCCCGCCCGCTACGTCCAGGAGCGGGCCTGGGCGACCGCGGAGGACGGGACGCGGGTGCCGCTGTCCATCGTCCGCCGCGCCGACGTCGCACTCGACGGCCGCGCCCCCGCCGTGCTGTACGGCTACGGCTCCTACGAGATCAGCATCGACCCGACCTTCTCGCTGGCCCGGCTGTCGCTGCTGGACCGGGGTGTGGTCTTCGCGATCGCGCACGTGCGCGGCGGTGGGGAGCTCGGCCGGCGCTGGTACGAGGACGGCAAGACCCTCACCAAGCGCAACACGTTCACCGACTTCATCGCGGCCGCCCACCACCTGCTGGAGAACGGCTACACCAGCAGCGACCGGCTGGCGGCCCGCGGGGCCAGCGCCGGCGGCCTGCTGATGGGTGCCGTCGCCAACCTGGCGCCGGGCACCTTCCGGGCGATCCACGCCGGGGTGCCGTTCGTCGACGCCCTCACCACGATCCTCGACCCCGAGCTCCCGCTCACCGTCATCGAGTGGGAGGAGTGGGGCGACCCGCTGCACGATCCCGAGGTCTACGCCTACATGAAGAGCTACTCGCCCTACGAGAACGTGAGCGCCCAGGACTACCCGTCGATCCTGGCCACCACCAGCCTCAACGACACCCGCGTCTACTACGTCGAGCCGGCCAAGTGGGTGGCCGCCCTGCGGCACACCGCCACCAACCCCGACGACCGGCCGATCCTGCTCAAGACCGAGATGACGGCCGGTCACGGCGGCGTCAGCGGGCGCTACAAGAGCTGGCGCGAGACGGCGTTCGAGTACGCCTGGATCCTGGACCAGATCACCGGCTGA
- a CDS encoding nucleotidyltransferase domain-containing protein: MLLTDVLAVTGALDEAAVPHWVAGGWGVDALVGRVTRPHRDLDLAVDAEHLDAAVETLAALGYAPETDWLPVRLELAAPQDRWVDLHPVVFDAWGDGVQAGLDGATFHYPAADLVLGVLADHPLPCLSAARQQRFHTGYPPRPQDRHDLALLRDLVAPSG; encoded by the coding sequence GTGCTGCTCACCGACGTGCTGGCCGTCACCGGGGCCCTGGACGAGGCGGCGGTGCCGCACTGGGTCGCGGGCGGCTGGGGCGTCGACGCGCTGGTGGGCCGGGTCACGCGGCCGCACCGCGACCTCGACCTGGCCGTCGACGCCGAGCACCTCGACGCCGCCGTGGAGACGCTCGCCGCCCTCGGCTACGCCCCCGAGACCGACTGGTTGCCCGTCCGGCTGGAGCTCGCCGCGCCGCAGGACCGCTGGGTCGACCTGCACCCCGTCGTCTTCGACGCCTGGGGCGACGGCGTCCAGGCGGGGCTCGACGGCGCCACCTTCCACTACCCCGCGGCCGACCTGGTGCTGGGGGTGCTCGCCGACCACCCGTTGCCATGCCTGTCCGCGGCCCGGCAGCAGCGCTTCCACACCGGTTACCCGCCCCGGCCCCAGGACCGGCACGACCTCGCCCTGCTGCGCGATCTCGTCGCCCCCTCGGGCTGA
- a CDS encoding glutamate--cysteine ligase, with protein MGAEVDQTTFTREDRKRHREKVRRGLDVLARMLTESRFDFERPMVGLEIELNLVDEQCEPAMRNAEVLQAIADPAFVTELGRFNIEINVPPHRLNESGFTRFEESVRAALNAADPKAQEIGAQTVMVGILPTLRPEHVRAGNLSENPRYSLLDQQIFAARGEDLEIVIDGVERLQMVSDTITPEAACTSTQVHLQVSPDDFAGYWNAAQAIAGVQVAVGANSPYLFGHELYSESRIPLFEQSTDTRPEELKVQGVRPRVWFGERWVTSIFDLFEENSRYFPALLPVTSDEDPAAVLDEGGVPRLEELKVHNGTVYRWNRPVYDVSDGKPHLRVENRVLPAGPTVVDTLANAAFFAGLVRALADDDRPLWSQMSFQAAQDNFVAGARHGIGAEVYWPRVGQVPAAELVVRKLLPRAAEGLALWGVSDAESGRLLDIVERRCLTGVNGATWQTAEVHRRERAGESREAALRGMLSRYLDGMHSNEPVHTWEAD; from the coding sequence ATGGGAGCCGAGGTCGACCAGACCACGTTCACGCGCGAGGACCGCAAGCGGCACCGGGAGAAGGTGCGCCGGGGCCTCGACGTGCTCGCGCGGATGCTCACCGAGTCGCGCTTCGACTTCGAGCGGCCCATGGTGGGGCTGGAGATCGAGCTGAACCTGGTGGACGAGCAGTGCGAGCCGGCGATGCGGAACGCCGAGGTCCTGCAGGCGATCGCCGACCCGGCCTTCGTCACCGAGCTCGGCCGGTTCAACATCGAGATCAACGTGCCGCCCCACCGGCTCAACGAGTCGGGCTTCACCCGCTTCGAGGAGTCGGTGCGCGCGGCGCTGAACGCCGCCGACCCGAAGGCGCAGGAGATCGGGGCGCAGACCGTGATGGTCGGCATCCTGCCGACGCTGCGCCCCGAGCACGTGCGGGCCGGCAACCTCAGCGAGAACCCGCGCTACTCGCTGCTGGACCAGCAGATCTTCGCCGCCCGCGGGGAGGACCTCGAGATCGTCATCGACGGCGTCGAGCGGCTGCAGATGGTGTCCGACACCATCACACCGGAGGCCGCCTGCACCTCCACGCAGGTGCACCTGCAGGTCAGCCCGGACGACTTCGCGGGCTACTGGAACGCCGCGCAGGCCATCGCCGGGGTGCAGGTGGCGGTCGGGGCGAACTCGCCCTACCTGTTCGGCCACGAGCTGTACTCCGAGTCCCGGATCCCGCTCTTCGAGCAGAGCACCGACACCCGGCCCGAGGAGCTGAAGGTGCAGGGCGTGCGCCCCCGCGTCTGGTTCGGGGAGCGCTGGGTCACCTCGATCTTCGACCTGTTCGAGGAGAACTCGCGGTACTTCCCGGCGCTGCTGCCGGTCACCAGCGACGAGGACCCGGCGGCGGTGCTGGACGAGGGCGGGGTCCCGCGGCTCGAGGAGCTGAAGGTGCACAACGGCACCGTGTACCGGTGGAACCGGCCGGTCTACGACGTCTCCGACGGCAAGCCGCACCTGCGGGTCGAGAACCGCGTGCTGCCCGCCGGCCCCACCGTCGTCGACACCCTCGCCAACGCGGCGTTCTTCGCGGGACTGGTCCGGGCGCTGGCCGACGACGACCGTCCGCTGTGGAGCCAGATGTCGTTCCAGGCCGCCCAGGACAACTTCGTCGCCGGCGCCCGGCACGGCATCGGCGCGGAGGTGTACTGGCCGCGGGTCGGCCAGGTGCCGGCCGCGGAGCTGGTGGTCCGCAAGCTGCTGCCGCGCGCCGCCGAAGGGCTCGCGCTGTGGGGCGTCTCGGACGCCGAGAGCGGTCGCCTGCTGGACATCGTGGAGCGCCGGTGCTTGACCGGGGTCAACGGGGCCACGTGGCAGACTGCCGAGGTGCACCGTCGGGAGCGGGCGGGGGAGTCCCGCGAGGCGGCCCTGCGCGGCATGCTCAGCCGTTACCTGGACGGGATGCACAGCAACGAGCCCGTACACACGTGGGAGGCGGACTGA
- a CDS encoding universal stress protein, with protein MSETQQTGSPRTSPGTGTSGAAAAPRVIVVGYSSKPEGRAALARALTEARARNAEVVVVHSSPDSELAGLRAELAASGVPHEIKEAADALDPAEELITTADARAAEFIVIGLRRRSPVGKLLLGSNAQRVLLDAACPVLAVKAETV; from the coding sequence ATGTCCGAGACGCAGCAGACCGGGTCGCCGCGGACCTCGCCCGGGACCGGCACGTCCGGCGCGGCCGCGGCGCCGCGGGTGATCGTCGTCGGCTACTCCTCCAAGCCCGAGGGCCGCGCGGCGCTCGCCCGCGCGCTGACCGAGGCCCGGGCCCGGAACGCCGAGGTCGTCGTCGTGCACAGCTCGCCCGACTCCGAGCTCGCCGGGCTGCGGGCGGAGCTGGCTGCGTCGGGGGTGCCCCATGAGATCAAGGAGGCCGCCGACGCGCTCGACCCGGCGGAGGAGCTGATCACGACCGCGGACGCCCGCGCCGCCGAGTTCATCGTCATCGGGCTCCGCAGGCGCTCCCCGGTCGGGAAGCTGCTGCTGGGGAGCAACGCCCAGCGGGTGCTCCTGGACGCCGCCTGCCCGGTGCTGGCGGTCAAGGCCGAGACCGTCTGA